Proteins encoded in a region of the Planococcus shixiaomingii genome:
- the murA gene encoding UDP-N-acetylglucosamine 1-carboxyvinyltransferase yields the protein MDQIIVKGGQKLKGKVRVEGAKNAVLPILAGALLASNGKSILKEVPNLADVYTIQEVLKSLNVSIEYFPEKNEMVIDSSQTLSSEAQFEYVRKMRASILVMGPVLARNGFARVALPGGCAIGSRPIDQHLKGFEAMGAKITFGNGFVEAKTDGRLRGAKIYLDFPSVGATENIMTAAALADGVTIIENAAKEPEIVDLANYINEMGGRVVGAGTDTMRIEGVDELYGAEHYIIPDRVEAGTFMVAAAITQGDVIIENAVPEHMAALISKLGEMGVDIQEVEEGLRIRASHPLRSIDIKTMPHPGFPTDMQSQMMSLMLTAQGNGILTETVFENRFMHVEEFRRMNASVKIEGRSVIMEGPSKLQGAEVAATDLRAAAALILAGLAAEGITRVNELYHLDRGYVNFHQKLAALGADIERVTTEEAKVEQLV from the coding sequence GTGGATCAGATTATTGTAAAAGGCGGCCAAAAATTAAAAGGGAAAGTTCGGGTTGAAGGTGCTAAGAACGCAGTGCTACCAATTCTTGCCGGCGCATTATTGGCTTCTAATGGAAAAAGTATCCTTAAAGAAGTACCAAATTTAGCGGATGTTTATACAATCCAAGAAGTGCTGAAAAGTTTAAACGTATCAATCGAGTATTTCCCTGAAAAAAATGAAATGGTGATTGACTCTTCTCAAACATTATCAAGTGAAGCGCAATTTGAGTATGTAAGAAAGATGCGTGCTTCGATTTTGGTAATGGGGCCAGTCCTAGCGCGTAATGGATTCGCTCGTGTTGCTCTTCCAGGTGGATGTGCAATTGGCTCACGGCCGATCGACCAACATTTAAAAGGCTTTGAAGCAATGGGAGCTAAAATTACTTTCGGAAATGGTTTTGTGGAAGCAAAAACTGACGGCCGTTTGCGCGGTGCGAAAATCTATTTGGATTTCCCAAGTGTCGGTGCTACTGAGAACATCATGACAGCAGCTGCATTGGCTGATGGTGTGACGATTATCGAAAACGCTGCGAAAGAACCTGAAATTGTCGACTTGGCAAATTACATTAATGAAATGGGCGGCCGTGTAGTAGGCGCTGGAACCGATACAATGCGTATCGAAGGTGTCGACGAACTTTACGGTGCGGAACATTACATCATTCCTGACCGTGTAGAAGCGGGAACATTCATGGTGGCTGCGGCTATCACTCAAGGGGATGTCATTATTGAAAATGCGGTGCCGGAACACATGGCTGCATTAATTTCAAAGCTCGGTGAAATGGGCGTTGACATTCAAGAAGTGGAAGAAGGGTTGCGCATCCGTGCTTCACATCCTCTTCGCTCAATTGATATCAAGACAATGCCTCACCCAGGCTTCCCGACGGATATGCAGTCGCAAATGATGTCGTTGATGCTGACAGCACAAGGAAATGGCATTTTGACTGAAACAGTATTTGAAAATCGCTTCATGCACGTAGAAGAGTTCCGCCGCATGAATGCATCTGTTAAAATCGAAGGCCGTTCTGTTATCATGGAAGGTCCGTCGAAGTTGCAAGGAGCGGAAGTTGCCGCTACTGACTTGCGCGCAGCTGCAGCGCTTATCTTAGCTGGACTTGCTGCTGAAGGCATTACTCGAGTTAACGAACTTTATCACTTGGATCGCGGTTACGTAAACTTTCATCAAAAACTAGCTGCTTTAGGCGCCGATATCGAGCGTGTTACAACTGAAGAAGCGAAAGTGGAACAACTGGTCTAA
- a CDS encoding DUF1146 family protein yields the protein MENLVGQQALISIFSHIFFTGVAFYALRALMIEKWIRKQHVLQAQILYIFLSIAIGTAVSTFFLNISLWSRQLPYLF from the coding sequence TTGGAAAACCTCGTTGGACAACAAGCATTAATTTCAATATTTAGCCACATTTTTTTTACGGGAGTTGCTTTTTACGCGCTTAGAGCCTTAATGATTGAAAAATGGATTCGAAAACAGCATGTGCTGCAGGCCCAAATTCTCTATATTTTCTTAAGTATTGCTATTGGAACTGCTGTATCAACGTTTTTCTTGAATATTTCTTTATGGTCGCGCCAATTGCCTTACCTGTTTTAA
- a CDS encoding F0F1 ATP synthase subunit epsilon → MKTIAVNIVTPDGPVYDSEVSMVIGVTATGEMGVLPGHIPTVAPLGIGAVRLKKDNSTELVAVNGGFLEIRPEKVTILAQSAERATDIDLARAQEAARRAEARLQANKDEVDFKRAELALKRAMNRINVYEGNI, encoded by the coding sequence ATGAAGACCATTGCAGTCAATATTGTCACTCCCGACGGCCCGGTATACGATTCAGAAGTCTCTATGGTAATTGGAGTCACAGCAACAGGTGAAATGGGTGTCTTGCCCGGCCACATTCCGACAGTTGCTCCTCTTGGAATCGGCGCAGTCCGATTAAAGAAAGACAACTCAACAGAATTGGTTGCTGTAAATGGCGGATTTCTTGAAATTCGTCCTGAAAAAGTAACGATTCTAGCACAGTCTGCAGAACGTGCGACAGATATCGATCTGGCCCGTGCTCAAGAAGCTGCTAGACGTGCAGAAGCGAGACTTCAGGCGAACAAAGATGAAGTTGACTTTAAGCGCGCAGAATTGGCTTTAAAACGTGCGATGAATCGTATCAACGTTTATGAGGGTAACATTTAA
- the atpD gene encoding F0F1 ATP synthase subunit beta produces the protein MNTGHVLQVMGPVVDVQFSVGQLPEIYNALTVNINRPGQAPTTLTLEVALHLGDDAVRTIAMDSTDGLQRGSEVTDLGSAITVPVGDVTLGRVFNVLGEVIDLGEEIPATERRNPIHRLAPTFEHLSTEVEILETGIKVVDLLAPYIKGGKIGLFGGAGVGKTVLIQELINNIAQEHGGLSVFAGVGERTREGNDLFHEMSDSGVIKKTSMVFGQMNEPPGARMRVALTGLTMAEYFRDEQGADVLLFIDNIFRFTQAGSEVSALLGRMPSAVGYQPTLATEMGQLQERITTTSSGSVTSIQAIYVPADDYTDPAPATTFAHLDATTNLERKLSEMGIYPAVDPLASTSRALSPEIVGEEHYAISRQVQQTLQRYRELQDIIAILGMDELSDEDKLTVNRARRVQNFLSQNFHVAEQFTGQKGSYVPVQETIKGFKEILDGKYDHLPEDAFRLVGRIEDVIAKAKSMGVEV, from the coding sequence ATGAACACAGGTCACGTTCTTCAAGTTATGGGTCCGGTTGTAGACGTTCAGTTTTCCGTAGGTCAACTTCCAGAAATCTACAACGCCCTAACTGTAAATATTAATCGTCCCGGTCAAGCGCCAACTACTTTAACTCTAGAAGTGGCATTGCACCTTGGAGATGATGCAGTACGTACAATTGCGATGGATTCCACAGATGGTTTGCAACGCGGTTCAGAAGTAACCGATTTGGGCAGTGCGATCACTGTTCCAGTTGGAGATGTTACATTAGGCCGTGTATTTAACGTACTTGGCGAAGTAATCGATTTAGGGGAAGAAATTCCAGCTACAGAACGCCGCAATCCGATTCACCGTTTAGCACCTACATTCGAACATCTTTCCACAGAAGTTGAAATTCTTGAAACAGGTATCAAAGTTGTCGATTTGCTTGCTCCTTACATCAAAGGTGGTAAAATCGGTCTCTTCGGTGGTGCCGGTGTTGGTAAAACAGTTCTAATCCAAGAATTGATCAACAACATTGCTCAAGAACACGGCGGTTTATCTGTATTCGCTGGTGTTGGAGAGCGTACACGTGAAGGAAACGACTTATTCCACGAGATGAGCGATTCTGGCGTTATCAAGAAAACATCAATGGTATTCGGCCAAATGAACGAGCCGCCTGGCGCACGTATGCGTGTTGCTTTGACTGGTTTGACTATGGCTGAATATTTCCGTGACGAACAAGGCGCAGATGTTCTTTTGTTCATCGATAATATCTTCCGTTTCACTCAAGCAGGATCAGAAGTATCAGCGCTTTTAGGCCGTATGCCATCTGCCGTTGGTTACCAGCCGACACTTGCTACTGAAATGGGACAATTGCAGGAACGTATTACAACTACAAGTTCTGGTTCAGTTACATCCATTCAAGCGATCTACGTACCAGCCGATGACTATACGGATCCGGCGCCGGCTACAACTTTCGCTCACTTGGATGCAACAACTAACTTGGAGCGTAAGCTTTCTGAAATGGGTATCTATCCTGCGGTGGATCCTCTTGCTTCGACTTCACGCGCGTTGTCGCCGGAGATCGTGGGAGAAGAGCACTATGCAATTTCCCGTCAAGTTCAGCAAACGCTTCAGCGTTACAGAGAACTTCAAGATATCATTGCAATCCTTGGTATGGATGAGTTGAGCGATGAGGACAAGCTGACGGTTAACCGTGCACGCCGTGTCCAAAACTTCCTATCTCAAAACTTCCACGTTGCTGAACAGTTCACAGGCCAAAAAGGTTCTTATGTTCCAGTTCAAGAAACGATCAAAGGATTCAAAGAAATTCTTGATGGCAAATACGACCACTTGCCTGAAGATGCATTCCGTTTAGTCGGGCGCATTGAAGATGTAATCGCAAAAGCGAAAAGCATGGGCGTAGAAGTCTAA
- the atpG gene encoding ATP synthase F1 subunit gamma — protein MASLRDIKNRITSTKKTSQITRAMQMVSASKLNRAEVNAKAFVPYMGKIQDVVAAIAAGSSDTSHPMMTTRPVKKTAYLVITSDRGLVGGYNSNILRTVMAKIRQRHTSNDEFVILSIGRKGRDFFAKQGMTILESKIALPDHPTFADIKEITHKAVGMFADGTYDEVYMYYNHFVSAIQQDVTEKKVLPLTDIQPSTSTASYEFDPSAEAILEVLLPQYAESLIFGAVLDGKASEHAASMSAMKSATDNANDLINGLTLVYNRARQAAITQEITEIVGGASALE, from the coding sequence GTGGCATCTTTACGCGATATAAAAAACCGAATTACGTCCACCAAGAAAACAAGCCAGATTACAAGAGCCATGCAAATGGTTTCTGCATCGAAATTGAACCGTGCGGAAGTAAATGCGAAAGCATTCGTTCCTTACATGGGCAAAATTCAAGACGTAGTAGCTGCAATTGCTGCAGGATCAAGTGACACAAGTCACCCAATGATGACTACGCGTCCGGTGAAGAAAACCGCATACTTAGTAATCACATCGGATCGTGGATTAGTAGGCGGATATAATAGCAACATTCTACGTACAGTAATGGCTAAAATTCGCCAGCGCCATACATCCAATGATGAGTTTGTAATCCTTAGTATCGGCCGTAAAGGTCGGGATTTCTTCGCCAAGCAGGGAATGACGATCCTTGAAAGCAAAATTGCTTTGCCGGATCATCCTACGTTTGCGGATATTAAAGAAATTACGCACAAAGCTGTTGGTATGTTCGCAGATGGTACGTATGATGAAGTTTATATGTACTACAATCACTTTGTCTCAGCTATTCAACAAGACGTTACTGAAAAGAAAGTTCTGCCTTTGACGGATATTCAGCCGTCAACGTCTACTGCTTCGTATGAGTTCGATCCATCAGCAGAAGCGATTTTGGAAGTTCTTCTTCCACAATATGCAGAAAGTCTGATTTTCGGTGCTGTTCTTGACGGCAAAGCAAGCGAACATGCGGCTTCGATGTCAGCAATGAAGAGCGCAACAGACAATGCGAATGATTTGATCAATGGTTTAACACTTGTATACAACCGTGCACGCCAAGCTGCGATTACTCAAGAAATTACAGAAATCGTCGGCGGAGCATCGGCTCTCGAATAG
- the atpA gene encoding F0F1 ATP synthase subunit alpha, which yields MSIRAEEISGLIKQQIENYQSEIKVDEVGTVITVGDGIARVYGIDNVMAGELVEFPTGVVGIAQNLEANNVGIIILGPYIDIKEGDEVRRTGRIMEVPVGPELIGRVVNPIGQPVDGLGPINTTKTRPIESPAQGVMARKSVHEPLQTGIKAIDALVPIGRGQRELIIGDRQTGKTSVAIDTILNQADQNMICIYVAIGQKESTVRNVVETLRKNGALDYTIVVTASASQPAPLLYLAPYAGITMAEEFMFDGKHVLIVYDDLTKQASAYRELSLLLRRPPGREAYPGDVFYLHSRLLERAAKLNETLGAGSITALPFVETQAGDISAYIPTNVISITDGQIFLQSDLFFSGVRPAINAGLSVSRVGGSAQINAMKKVAGTLRLDLAAFRELEAFSQFGSDLDPATAAKLERGKRTVEVLKQDLHNPIKVEKQVVIFYALTRGFLDDIPVTDIQRFEAALTSWLDLNHTEILDHIRTTNKLPSDEAFAAAINEFKRTFA from the coding sequence ATGAGTATCAGAGCTGAAGAAATCAGCGGTTTAATTAAGCAGCAGATTGAAAATTATCAATCTGAGATTAAAGTCGATGAAGTCGGTACAGTAATCACAGTAGGTGATGGTATCGCTCGCGTTTATGGTATTGACAATGTTATGGCCGGAGAACTTGTAGAGTTCCCGACTGGCGTAGTCGGTATTGCACAAAACCTGGAAGCTAACAATGTTGGTATCATCATCCTAGGGCCATACATTGATATCAAAGAAGGCGACGAAGTACGCCGTACTGGACGTATCATGGAAGTGCCAGTAGGACCAGAACTAATCGGACGTGTTGTAAACCCGATCGGACAGCCAGTTGACGGCCTTGGTCCGATTAACACAACAAAAACTCGTCCAATCGAAAGCCCAGCTCAAGGCGTTATGGCCCGTAAATCGGTTCACGAACCGCTTCAAACTGGTATCAAAGCGATTGACGCATTGGTTCCAATCGGCCGCGGACAACGCGAATTGATCATCGGTGACCGCCAGACAGGTAAAACTTCTGTAGCGATCGATACGATCCTAAACCAAGCTGACCAAAACATGATCTGTATCTATGTAGCAATCGGACAAAAAGAATCTACAGTACGTAACGTAGTAGAAACATTGCGCAAAAACGGCGCTCTTGACTACACAATCGTTGTTACTGCATCAGCATCTCAACCAGCTCCATTATTGTACCTTGCTCCTTACGCAGGTATTACTATGGCGGAAGAGTTCATGTTTGATGGCAAACACGTATTGATCGTATATGATGATTTAACTAAACAAGCTTCGGCTTACCGCGAATTGTCTCTATTGCTTCGCCGTCCGCCAGGCCGTGAAGCATATCCAGGGGATGTATTCTACTTGCACTCACGGTTATTGGAGCGCGCAGCGAAATTGAACGAAACTCTTGGAGCAGGTTCAATCACAGCTTTGCCGTTCGTTGAAACGCAAGCAGGCGATATCTCCGCTTATATTCCAACAAACGTAATTTCAATCACTGATGGACAAATCTTCCTTCAATCTGATTTATTCTTCTCGGGTGTACGTCCGGCGATCAATGCGGGTCTTTCTGTATCGCGCGTTGGTGGTTCAGCTCAAATCAACGCAATGAAAAAAGTTGCGGGTACTTTGCGCCTTGACTTGGCTGCATTCCGTGAACTTGAAGCTTTCTCTCAGTTCGGTTCTGATTTGGACCCGGCAACTGCTGCGAAGCTTGAGCGCGGAAAACGTACTGTTGAAGTATTGAAACAGGACTTGCACAATCCGATTAAAGTTGAAAAACAAGTTGTCATCTTCTACGCGTTGACTCGAGGCTTCCTTGATGATATCCCGGTAACTGACATTCAACGTTTTGAAGCTGCATTAACTAGCTGGCTGGATCTAAACCACACAGAAATTTTAGATCATATCCGCACAACGAATAAATTGCCATCTGATGAAGCATTTGCTGCTGCGATCAACGAATTCAAACGCACATTCGCTTAA